The nucleotide sequence GAGAGATAATTTGAAAATTATCTCTCTTTTTTTGTGTTTAAACCAATAAATTTTGATTTTTATGTGAGGTTCGTATGGTACAATTTTCTTGAAAGAATCTTATTTTTGTGAGATAGTTTTAATGAAATGTATCATATTAAAATTTAATTATTAGAAGGGATTTAAATTTATTATGATTCTTAAATCAATAGAGATAAGGGGATTTAAATCTTTTGCTGACTCAACCGAACTTATATTTAAACATGGTATAACATCAGTAGTAGGTCCAAATGGAAGTGGTAAAAGTAATATATCAGATGCAATAAGATGGTGCTTAGGTGAACAAAGTGTTAAAAATCTTAGAGGAGGTAAAATGGAAGATGTAATTTTTTCTGGAACTCAGTATAGAAAACAATTGTCTTTAGCTCAAGTTTCATTAATTATAGATAATTCCCGAAATGAACTTCCAATAGATTATAGCACTGTTATAATATCTAGAAAATTATATAGATCTGGTGAAAGTGAGTATTTAATAAATAATAAACCATGTAAGCTTAAAGATATAAATAGGCTATTTTTTGATACAGGTATAGGTAAAGAGGGTTATTCTTTAATTGGACAAGGTAAGATAGAAGCTATATTAAATGGAAATTCTAATGATAGGAGAAGTATAATCGAGGAAGCGATAGGTATAACAAAATATAAATTTAAGAGGGAAGAAGCATATAGTAAAATTAATCATGCCAATGAAAATATTATTAGAATTAATGATATGCTCTTTACATATGCGGAATATTTGGAGCCATTGAAAGCTGACAGTGAAAAGGCTAGGAAATTTATAAATCTTTCAAATGAACTCAAGGATTTAGAAATTTTGATTTTTTACAATAATTTATATGATATTTATGAGGAAATACAAAATATAAAAAGAGATATAGTTTATCGTAATTTAAAATTGGATGATTTGATAAATGAAAAGAAAATTGCGGAAAATAAGAGAGAGGTATTTGAAAAAGAATTTGAAAATTTAAAATTAATTGAGAAAAGAGATAAGAAGCGATATTATAAGATTAAAGATATTACGCAAAAAAATATAAATATGGTAAATCTTAAAAATAACGATATAAACATGCTTATTAATTCAAACAAGATATATGAAAGACAGATAAGTGAAAACAAATCTAAGATAAACAACATAACGCTTAGAGAAAATATAATTAATAAAACAAGAGATGAGCTAGAAAATGAATTTAATTCTCTTTTATCTAACTTAGAGAAAAATGAGAAATTAATTCTGGATAACAGTGTAAGATTGCATAACTTGGAAAATCAAATTAATAGCATTTTGTTGGAAAAAAATAAGATCGTTAATGTCAATAATAGCATACAAAATAAAATTGAATTTATAAAGATGAGTTTTTTCAATATAGATAATGACAAAAAGACTTATTTGGATGAAAAGAAGTCCATAGAAGATAGAATTAAAAAAAATGATGAGTACATAGATAGTATAAGATATGCTTTAAAAGATTTACACAGACAAGAAAATGAAATTAAAATTTTATCTGAAAGCTTATTAAATCGTATTGAATCAGAAAGTAAAAAGATAGAGCTACTTGACGATCAATTAGATAATTTAAATAAAGATGTGATAGTAAAACAAGCGAACCTTGATGCATTAAGAAGCCTTGATAATGTTTATGATGGGTTCAATAAATCAAGTAAAACTTTAATGAATGAAATTAATTCGGGATCATTAATTAGGTTCAAGGATAAATGTTTTATTGTGGGGAATGTTTTGGATACAGAAGAGAGGTATGCATATGCGATTGAAACCGTTATTGGAGGACATATTTCGGATATAATAATCGAAGAATATTCTTTTGTAAAAGATCTTATAAATCATCTTAAGGAAAATAATCTTGGACGTGTTACATTTCACCCTCTAAACAGTGTTAATAAATACAATATAAAATTTAACAATGAGGTCAAGTCGTTTAAAGGTTTTATAGATTTTGCTATAAATTTGGTTAAATATGATTCAAAGTTTAATAATATCATTAGCAATATTTTAGGTAATACTATCATCTGTGATAATATTGATAATGCTTTAAATATTGCAAAGAGTATAAATTTTTCTAATAGGATAGTGACCTTAGATTCTCAAATTATAAATTCTGGTGGATCTATTACAGGAGGATCGATTTATTCTAAGAAATTTAATGTTCTTGGGAGACAACGTAAAATTTCGAGCGAGGCTCTTGAAATTGATAAAAAATTATTATATATATCTGAGTTGAAGACTGATTTAAAAAATCTTTATGATGTTAGGAAAAATATACAAGATGAATTTGAAACAAATAATAATTTAATAAAAAATATAGATATAGAAATCTTGAAGAAGAATGAGGAATTAAAGACTTATAATGATTTGAGATTGAGAGATATTGAAGAGTTAGACAAAAAAAATGCTGTATTGAATAATTTGGAAGATATTTATAGTTCAAATGATGAGGAAATTAACAAATTAAATTATGAATTAAGTTTAAATAATGATAATTTTGTTATTTTGGAAGATAATGAGAAAAATGCAAGGATAGAATTTGAAAATTACAAAAAGATAGCTGAGGAGATAGACAATGAAATTACAAATTGTAAAATTAGGAAAGCTAAAATTGAGGAAAACATTTTAAATATTTATGATGAAGGTAAAAGAATTGCATTGGAGAAAAAGGACTTGATTTATTCCAATGGAAAGACAAATGATAATATAAAATCAAATAATATAAATATCGAAAAGATTGAGGAAAGTATAAAAATTCTTAATAAGAGAATAGAAAATTTAAACAATAAATTTAATGAATATAAAATTGATTCATATATAATAGACCAAAATAAAATACAAGAAAAAATAAACAAATTGAAATTAGATATTAGCGAATTGGATTTAAATATACACGATATTGAACGTAATATTAATGATTTGAATATTAAGAGTACCAAGAGAGAAGTAGAGTTTAATATAAATAATGATAATTTGTTTAAAAAATATTCTATTAATTTTGATATAAATGATGCGGAAAAATACATAATAGATAAGAACGAACTTGGTAATTATAATATAAAAATGAAAAAAATAACTAGTGAGATAAGTGAATTGGGAAATATAAATATTAAGTCTATTGAGGAATATGAAGTACTTAGCAAGAAGGTTGAATTTATAACTAAACAGAAGGAAGATTTAGAAAATAGTAAAATGGAGCTTGAAGATTTTATTGAAAGTATAACTTCAGAAATGAGAAATATATTTAATGAAAATTTTAAGCTCATAAATGAAAATTTTAATTCAACTTTTAAGGAATTATTTAAAGGTGGAAGTGCCCAACTTGTATTGGGAGATGGTGATGAGCTAGAGAGTAATATTGAAATAATTGTACAGCCTCCTGGCAAAAAACTTCAAAATATTAATTTATTATCAGGTGGCGAAAAGGGACTTTCTGCAATATCACTTTTATTTGCAATTCTAAGATTAAAGCCCGTACCATTTTGTGTTTTAGATGAAATTGAGGCTGCACTCGACGACAATAATGTTATTAAGTTTTCTACATTTTTAAAGCAATATTCTTCAAATGTACAATTTATAGTTATAACCCATAGAAAACCGACGATGGAAGCGAGTGATGTTATTTATGGTGTTACTATGGAGGAGAAAGGAGTATCTAAGGTAGTATCAATTAACTTAGCTAATTATAATACATAGAAGGAGGAAAATGATAAATGCTAAATAATTTTTTCTCAAAATTAAAAGATAGCTTAACAAAAACTAAGGAGAATTTTACAGACAAATTAAATTCTATATTAGGGTTGGCTATAACTATAGATGACGATTTGTATGAAGAGATTGAGGAAATGTTAATTGTATGTGATATAGGAATAGATGTTTCGTGTAATATCATAGAAAGATTAAAAACTATAGTTCGTGAGCGTAAAATCAAAGATCCAAATATGATTAAACCTATTATAAAGGAAATTATACTCGATATGCTAAACGAATCAGAGGATATAAACCAAGAGAAATTTCCAAAAATAATAATAATGATAGGAATAAATGGAGTTGGAAAAACAACTAGTATAGGTAAAATGGCAAATTACTTTAAAAATAATGATAAGGATGTTATAATTGCTGCGGGTGATACTTTTAGAGCGGCAGCAATTGATCAATTGCAAGTTTGGGCTGAAAGGGTTGATGTTAAAATGATAAGACACAATCAAGGTTCAGATCCATCAGCAGTTGTTTTTGATGCCATAAAATCATTTAGAGCTAGAAATTCGGATGTGTTAATTTGTGATAGTGCGGGAAGACTTCATAATAAGAAAAATTTGATGAATGAATTGAAGAAGATGAATAGAATAATAGAAAATGAATGTAGTGATGTTCAGAGAGAAATATATTTAGTTTTAGATGCGACTACTGGTCAAAATGCTTTGAATCAAGCTATTGAATTTAAAGAAATAGCAAATATTACAGGTATTATTTTGACTAAACTTGATGGAACTGCAAAAGGTGGAATGGTAATTTCAATAAAAGATAAACTCGGAATACCAGTTAAATATATAGGTACTGGTGAGGGAATTGATGATATTCAACCATTTAATGCACAAGAGTTTGTTGATGCCTTAATATAAAAATGTCAAGTTATTTTACTTGACATTTTTTTTTGTATTGATATAATGAAATAGGTAATGGATAAAAAAGATTTAAAAAATAGGAATGAAATTATATTGCTTATAGACATCTATGGAGATTTGTTGACAGAGAAACAGAAAAAAATTCTTGAACTTTATTTTTTTGATGATTTGGCTTTGGTCGAAATAGCTAGTATTAATGAGTCGAGTCGCCAGTCTATACTGTATTCTATTAATAAGAGTATTGAGCAATTGTACGCTTTTGAAAATAAATTAAAAATATTGGAAAGAGATATGGAGCTGAATAGTAAGAAAAAAGAATTAATAGAAAAACTGGAAGAGTTTTTAGATTTTGGTAAAAATCAGGAGTTGTATAATTTTATTCAGAATTTGTAGATTGGGGGTAGGAGATGGCTTTTGATAGTTTAGCTAGTAAACTGCAGGGTGTTTTTAAAAAGCTTAGAGGCAAAGGTAAATTATCAGAACAAGATATAAAACTTGCTATGCGTGAAGTGAAATTAGCTTTGCTTGAATCGGATGTTAACTATAAAGTTGTTAAGACTTTTATAAGTAGAGTTAGTGAAAAATCTTTGGGAAAAGAAGTGCTTGAAAGTTTGACTCCGGCACAACAAGTTATAAAGATTGTAAATGATGAACTTAAGTCTATAATGGGTAATGATCAAAGTAAGTTAAACTACAATAGCAATAGTACTACTGTTATAATGCTTGTTGGACTCCAGGGAGCTGGTAAAACTACTATGGCAGCTAAACTTTCTCTTTATTGCAGGAAGTCGGGAAAGAGTCCACTCATGATTGCATGTGACGTATATAGACCAGCTGCAGTTAAACAATTAGAAGTGTTAGGTAATCAAATTGACATACCAGTATTTTCAATACCAGATAGTAAAGATCCTTTGAATATCGTTAGAAAAGGTCTTGAAAAGGCTGAATCAAATATGAATAATGTGGTAATTATTGATACAGCAGGACGTTTACATATTGATGATAATCTTATGGATGAATTGCGAGAAATCAAAGAAATTTCAAATCCTTCTGAAATATTGATGGTAATTGATTCGATGATTGGGCAGGAGTCTGTGAATATAGCCGAAACATTTAATGAAAAGTTAGATGTTACGGGATTTGTTTTAACGAAATTAGATGGGGATACTCGTGGGGGAGTAGCGTTATCTATAAAAGAAGTTATTGGTAAGAATATTAAATTCATTGGTGTTGGTGAGAAGATCAGTGATTTGGAAGTGTTCCATCCCGATAGAATGGCGTCCAGAATTTTGGGAATGGGTGATGTTTTGTCACTTATTGAAAAAGCTCAGGAATCGATTGATCAAGAGGAAGCTCAGAAACTTAGTGAAAGAATGTTTGCCAATGAGTTTAATTTTGAGGATTTCAAAAGTGCTATGCATCAAATGAAGAAATTAGGTTCTTTTTCAAAGATACTTCAAATGATACCAGGAATTGGAAATGCAATGAAGGAATTGAAAAATATAAATTTGGATGATAGTGAAAAAGAATTATCTAAAATTGAAGCAATTATTAATTCAATGACAGCTAAAGAGAGAAAAAATCCAAAGCTTCTTATAGGTTCAGCATCAAGAAAATCTAGGATAGCAAAAGGTTCTGGAAGTACAACTGCTCAAGTTAATAAACTTATAAAAGATTTTGAAAATATGAGTAAGATGATGAAACAATTTAAAGGTATGACTGGAAAAGGAAAATTTGGCAAAAAAGGATTTTTTCCTAAATTACCGTTTTAGGTTATTGAGGTTAAAATATTTAAGTCTTTATTAGGAGGAATTTTTAAATGGTAAAAATTAGATTAAGAAGAATGGGAAGCAAAAAGAAACCTTTTTATAGAATTGTTGTTGCAGATTCAAGAAGCCCAAGGGATGGTAAATTTATAGCTGAAGTTGGAACATATAATCCTATGAAAAATCCAGTTGAATTTACACTTAAAGAAGAAGAAATTAAAAAGTGGATTTCTAATGGAGCTCAACCTACTGATGCAGTTAATAGATTATTAGTTAAAGCAGGTATAAATTAGTTTAGATGGTGTTTTAAATTATGATAAATGTATTTTCTATTGGTAAAATATCTAAGCCACATGGTATCCGTGGTGAAGTGAATGTTATACCCTTTGATGAGGATTTGAAAATATTTAAAAATTTACAGAGCATTTTTTTAAGTAACAGCGATACATCAGAGGAAGATTTGGTATTAGTTAATGTATCATCTATTAAATTTAAAAATAATAGAGTGGTCATGGGTATCGAAGGTTGTTCAACTTGTAATGAGGCAGAATTGTTAAGGAATAAATTTGTGAGAATAAAGCGTGAAAATATTCCTATAAAAGATGGTGATTATTTTATTGCAGATATAAAAGAATGTACTGTGTATGATGAAAATGGTGTATTTTTGGGTAAAGTATCTGAAGTTATAAAAACTAAAAATAATGATGTCTATTGGATAAAGAAGACAAGTTTGAATGATGAACTGCTTATACCGGTGCTTAAATCTATTGTGATGGATATAAATGTCGATGAAAAGAAAATTGTTATTAAAGAAGTTAAAAGTTGGAGTTTATGAAGATAACTATTTTGAGTTTATTTCCGCAGATGTTTGAGGTTTTTAGTCATAGC is from Candidatus Arthromitus sp. SFB-rat-Yit and encodes:
- the smc gene encoding chromosome segregation protein SMC → MILKSIEIRGFKSFADSTELIFKHGITSVVGPNGSGKSNISDAIRWCLGEQSVKNLRGGKMEDVIFSGTQYRKQLSLAQVSLIIDNSRNELPIDYSTVIISRKLYRSGESEYLINNKPCKLKDINRLFFDTGIGKEGYSLIGQGKIEAILNGNSNDRRSIIEEAIGITKYKFKREEAYSKINHANENIIRINDMLFTYAEYLEPLKADSEKARKFINLSNELKDLEILIFYNNLYDIYEEIQNIKRDIVYRNLKLDDLINEKKIAENKREVFEKEFENLKLIEKRDKKRYYKIKDITQKNINMVNLKNNDINMLINSNKIYERQISENKSKINNITLRENIINKTRDELENEFNSLLSNLEKNEKLILDNSVRLHNLENQINSILLEKNKIVNVNNSIQNKIEFIKMSFFNIDNDKKTYLDEKKSIEDRIKKNDEYIDSIRYALKDLHRQENEIKILSESLLNRIESESKKIELLDDQLDNLNKDVIVKQANLDALRSLDNVYDGFNKSSKTLMNEINSGSLIRFKDKCFIVGNVLDTEERYAYAIETVIGGHISDIIIEEYSFVKDLINHLKENNLGRVTFHPLNSVNKYNIKFNNEVKSFKGFIDFAINLVKYDSKFNNIISNILGNTIICDNIDNALNIAKSINFSNRIVTLDSQIINSGGSITGGSIYSKKFNVLGRQRKISSEALEIDKKLLYISELKTDLKNLYDVRKNIQDEFETNNNLIKNIDIEILKKNEELKTYNDLRLRDIEELDKKNAVLNNLEDIYSSNDEEINKLNYELSLNNDNFVILEDNEKNARIEFENYKKIAEEIDNEITNCKIRKAKIEENILNIYDEGKRIALEKKDLIYSNGKTNDNIKSNNINIEKIEESIKILNKRIENLNNKFNEYKIDSYIIDQNKIQEKINKLKLDISELDLNIHDIERNINDLNIKSTKREVEFNINNDNLFKKYSINFDINDAEKYIIDKNELGNYNIKMKKITSEISELGNINIKSIEEYEVLSKKVEFITKQKEDLENSKMELEDFIESITSEMRNIFNENFKLINENFNSTFKELFKGGSAQLVLGDGDELESNIEIIVQPPGKKLQNINLLSGGEKGLSAISLLFAILRLKPVPFCVLDEIEAALDDNNVIKFSTFLKQYSSNVQFIVITHRKPTMEASDVIYGVTMEEKGVSKVVSINLANYNT
- the ftsY gene encoding signal recognition particle-docking protein FtsY, giving the protein MLNNFFSKLKDSLTKTKENFTDKLNSILGLAITIDDDLYEEIEEMLIVCDIGIDVSCNIIERLKTIVRERKIKDPNMIKPIIKEIILDMLNESEDINQEKFPKIIIMIGINGVGKTTSIGKMANYFKNNDKDVIIAAGDTFRAAAIDQLQVWAERVDVKMIRHNQGSDPSAVVFDAIKSFRARNSDVLICDSAGRLHNKKNLMNELKKMNRIIENECSDVQREIYLVLDATTGQNALNQAIEFKEIANITGIILTKLDGTAKGGMVISIKDKLGIPVKYIGTGEGIDDIQPFNAQEFVDALI
- a CDS encoding DNA-binding protein, with amino-acid sequence MDKKDLKNRNEIILLIDIYGDLLTEKQKKILELYFFDDLALVEIASINESSRQSILYSINKSIEQLYAFENKLKILERDMELNSKKKELIEKLEEFLDFGKNQELYNFIQNL
- the ffh gene encoding signal recognition particle protein, yielding MAFDSLASKLQGVFKKLRGKGKLSEQDIKLAMREVKLALLESDVNYKVVKTFISRVSEKSLGKEVLESLTPAQQVIKIVNDELKSIMGNDQSKLNYNSNSTTVIMLVGLQGAGKTTMAAKLSLYCRKSGKSPLMIACDVYRPAAVKQLEVLGNQIDIPVFSIPDSKDPLNIVRKGLEKAESNMNNVVIIDTAGRLHIDDNLMDELREIKEISNPSEILMVIDSMIGQESVNIAETFNEKLDVTGFVLTKLDGDTRGGVALSIKEVIGKNIKFIGVGEKISDLEVFHPDRMASRILGMGDVLSLIEKAQESIDQEEAQKLSERMFANEFNFEDFKSAMHQMKKLGSFSKILQMIPGIGNAMKELKNINLDDSEKELSKIEAIINSMTAKERKNPKLLIGSASRKSRIAKGSGSTTAQVNKLIKDFENMSKMMKQFKGMTGKGKFGKKGFFPKLPF
- the rpsP gene encoding 30S ribosomal protein S16 → MVKIRLRRMGSKKKPFYRIVVADSRSPRDGKFIAEVGTYNPMKNPVEFTLKEEEIKKWISNGAQPTDAVNRLLVKAGIN
- the rimM gene encoding ribosome maturation factor RimM (Essential for efficient processing of 16S rRNA) produces the protein MINVFSIGKISKPHGIRGEVNVIPFDEDLKIFKNLQSIFLSNSDTSEEDLVLVNVSSIKFKNNRVVMGIEGCSTCNEAELLRNKFVRIKRENIPIKDGDYFIADIKECTVYDENGVFLGKVSEVIKTKNNDVYWIKKTSLNDELLIPVLKSIVMDINVDEKKIVIKEVKSWSL